The following are from one region of the Actinoplanes sp. L3-i22 genome:
- a CDS encoding DUF4232 domain-containing protein, translated as MKRTTILLMMATPLLFAAGCSANSPTAASPTSSAPAKTQSPTTSPAEPTTGETTTSPATGSGGGKPASTRCHTTDLKLTVGEGDGAAGTAYQPLIFTNTSDHTCTMYGYPGVSWVTGENGSQVNDPFARSDQRKKETVTLKPGATANAVLQSTNPGFFDKDKCKPVSVRGLRVYPPDETASIFLSLPGEACSIKGVGVGKIWAIAAGTKI; from the coding sequence ATGAAGCGCACGACGATTCTCCTGATGATGGCCACGCCGCTCCTGTTCGCCGCCGGATGCAGTGCGAACTCCCCGACCGCGGCATCCCCGACCTCGTCGGCGCCCGCAAAGACGCAGAGCCCCACGACCTCACCCGCCGAGCCCACCACCGGCGAGACGACGACCTCCCCGGCGACCGGCTCGGGCGGCGGCAAGCCGGCGTCGACGCGCTGCCACACCACCGACCTGAAGCTCACGGTCGGCGAGGGCGACGGCGCGGCGGGCACCGCCTACCAGCCACTGATCTTCACCAACACCTCGGATCACACCTGCACGATGTACGGCTACCCCGGCGTCTCCTGGGTGACCGGCGAGAACGGATCCCAGGTCAACGACCCGTTCGCCCGCAGCGACCAGCGCAAGAAGGAAACCGTCACGCTGAAGCCGGGCGCCACCGCGAACGCCGTCCTGCAGTCCACCAACCCGGGCTTCTTCGACAAGGACAAGTGCAAGCCGGTGTCCGTCCGCGGCCTGCGCGTCTACCCGCCGGACGAGACCGCGTCGATCTTCCTGAGCCTGCCCGGCGAGGCCTGCTCGATCAAGGGCGTCGGCGTCGGCAAGATCTGGGCGATCGCCGCCGGCACCAAGATCTGA
- a CDS encoding sensor histidine kinase, giving the protein MRAWRANWVVAVVAGLLSAGGAVSGLGRHRIPLEIDLLSAAGMTLAIGLSPLAPLAVLLVVTGAAVAYQAAGWDTPLLILAMVAALYHLTLRYSRRVSWTAALLCGTFWWATSAFRAPEQLWTLPALSSFAWAGLAVAYAESVRNRRAYVAEVEDRARRAEQSREDEVRRRVAEERLRIARELHDVVAHHMAVINVQAGAAVFALSRQPAAAEPPLNHIRRASGIVLKELAAIVGLLRQPGDNEPHQPQPGLDRLPELLESFTAAGATIEFAQVGDVRPLPAAGNLAAYRITQEALTNARKHGDGGPIRVRFSYQRDRLQLEISNGAGPSRTQESGYGLIGMRERAAAAGGAVDAAKTEKDQFCVRVSLPAPWQPEE; this is encoded by the coding sequence ATGCGGGCGTGGCGGGCGAACTGGGTGGTGGCGGTCGTTGCCGGGCTGCTGTCCGCCGGCGGCGCGGTGAGCGGCCTGGGCCGGCACCGGATCCCGCTCGAGATCGATCTGCTCTCCGCGGCCGGGATGACGCTCGCGATCGGGCTCAGCCCGCTCGCGCCGCTGGCCGTCCTGCTGGTCGTGACCGGCGCCGCCGTCGCCTACCAGGCGGCCGGCTGGGACACCCCGTTGCTGATCCTCGCGATGGTGGCGGCGCTGTACCACCTGACGCTGCGCTACAGCCGCCGCGTCTCCTGGACCGCGGCGCTGCTCTGCGGAACGTTCTGGTGGGCGACCTCGGCATTCCGGGCGCCGGAGCAGCTGTGGACGCTGCCCGCGCTGAGCTCGTTCGCGTGGGCCGGGCTCGCCGTGGCCTACGCGGAATCGGTCCGCAACCGGCGCGCCTACGTCGCCGAGGTCGAGGACCGCGCGCGGCGGGCCGAGCAGAGCCGGGAGGACGAGGTGCGCCGGCGGGTCGCCGAGGAGCGGCTGCGGATCGCCCGGGAACTGCACGACGTCGTGGCACACCACATGGCGGTGATCAACGTGCAGGCCGGCGCGGCCGTTTTTGCCCTCTCCCGGCAGCCGGCCGCAGCCGAGCCGCCGCTCAACCACATCCGGCGCGCGTCCGGGATCGTGCTCAAGGAGCTGGCGGCGATCGTCGGCCTGCTGCGGCAGCCCGGCGACAACGAGCCGCATCAGCCGCAGCCCGGGCTCGACCGGCTGCCGGAGCTGCTCGAGTCGTTCACCGCGGCCGGGGCGACGATCGAGTTCGCGCAGGTGGGGGACGTGCGGCCGCTGCCGGCGGCGGGGAATCTGGCCGCCTACCGGATCACCCAGGAGGCGTTGACGAACGCCCGCAAGCACGGCGACGGCGGGCCGATCCGGGTGCGTTTCAGCTATCAGCGGGACCGGCTCCAGCTGGAGATCAGCAACGGAGCCGGGCCGTCCCGTACCCAGGAATCGGGTTACGGGTTGATCGGCATGCGGGAGCGCGCGGCCGCTGCCGGGGGCGCCGTGGATGCTGCCAAGACCGAAAAAGACCAGTTTTGCGTACGGGTGAGCCTGCCGGCCCCCTGGCAACCCGAGGAGTGA
- a CDS encoding SAM-dependent methyltransferase, with product MTDQSRIDTSVAHPARRYDYLLGGKDNFEADRQSAHEIEKRHPTARLSAMENRAFMHRAVRYMAGQGIRQFLDIGTGIPTSPNTHEIAQGADPSARVVYVDNDPLVLVHARALLTGTPAGRTTYIEADLRDPRQILADQEVKNTLDLHEPVGLLLISVLHFIRDDDDPARILNTLLDAIPAGSVVVASQATPEHMPAEQIAALRKVMERQWRDRTGAEFRALFDRPDVELVEPGVQSVARWWADEASQPRPSIESVAANGLVARIVR from the coding sequence GTGACTGATCAGTCCAGGATCGACACTTCGGTCGCGCACCCGGCCCGGCGTTACGACTACCTGCTCGGCGGCAAGGACAACTTCGAGGCCGACCGGCAGTCCGCGCACGAGATCGAGAAGCGGCACCCGACGGCGCGGCTGAGCGCGATGGAGAACCGGGCCTTCATGCATCGCGCGGTGCGGTACATGGCCGGCCAGGGGATCCGGCAGTTCCTGGACATCGGCACCGGCATCCCGACCTCGCCGAACACGCACGAGATCGCCCAAGGGGCAGATCCGTCGGCGCGGGTCGTCTATGTGGACAACGACCCGCTGGTGCTCGTGCACGCCCGGGCGCTGCTGACCGGCACGCCGGCCGGGCGGACCACGTACATCGAGGCCGATCTGCGTGATCCCCGGCAGATCCTCGCCGACCAGGAAGTGAAGAACACGCTCGACCTGCACGAGCCGGTCGGCCTGTTGCTGATCTCGGTGCTGCACTTCATCCGGGACGACGACGACCCGGCGCGGATCCTGAACACGCTGCTCGACGCGATCCCGGCCGGGAGTGTCGTGGTGGCCTCGCAGGCCACGCCGGAACACATGCCGGCCGAGCAGATCGCGGCGCTGCGCAAGGTGATGGAACGCCAGTGGCGGGACCGCACCGGCGCGGAGTTCCGCGCGCTGTTCGATCGCCCCGATGTGGAGCTGGTCGAGCCGGGGGTCCAGTCGGTGGCCCGCTGGTGGGCGGACGAGGCGTCGCAGCCCCGCCCGTCGATCGAGTCCGTGGCGGCGAACGGTCTGGTCGCGCGAATCGTCCGCTGA
- a CDS encoding response regulator transcription factor, whose amino-acid sequence MSIRVLLADDQKLIRAGFRLIIDLADGMEVIGEASDGGEAVELARAERADVVLMDIRMPGVDGVEATRRITADPQLTGVRVVVLTTFDADQNVLAALRAGASGFLSKDVEPEELLRAIRVVTAGEALLTPRATKGLIDRFLSPDDQPLVAPPELSLLTERELEVVRLVTLGRSNEEIAAQLTLSPLTAKTHVHRAMTKLGVRERAQLVVIGYQSGLVRPGERA is encoded by the coding sequence TTGAGCATCCGCGTCCTGCTGGCCGACGATCAGAAACTGATCCGCGCCGGCTTTCGGCTGATCATCGACCTGGCCGACGGCATGGAGGTGATCGGCGAGGCATCCGACGGCGGCGAGGCGGTCGAGCTGGCGCGCGCCGAGCGCGCCGACGTGGTGCTGATGGACATCCGGATGCCGGGCGTCGACGGGGTCGAGGCGACCCGCCGGATCACCGCGGATCCGCAGCTCACCGGCGTTCGGGTGGTGGTGCTGACCACCTTCGACGCGGACCAGAACGTGCTTGCCGCGCTGCGGGCCGGCGCCTCCGGTTTCCTCAGCAAGGACGTCGAGCCGGAGGAGCTGCTGCGCGCGATCCGGGTGGTCACCGCCGGCGAGGCGCTGCTGACTCCGCGCGCGACCAAGGGGCTGATCGACCGCTTCCTGTCGCCCGATGATCAGCCGCTGGTGGCTCCGCCCGAGCTGTCCTTGCTCACCGAGCGTGAGCTCGAAGTGGTGCGGCTGGTGACGCTCGGGCGGTCGAACGAGGAGATCGCCGCGCAGCTGACGTTGTCACCGCTGACCGCGAAGACGCACGTGCACCGGGCGATGACCAAGCTCGGCGTCCGGGAGCGGGCGCAACTCGTGGTGATCGGCTACCAGAGCGGCCTGGTCCGCCCGGGGGAGCGGGCGTAG
- a CDS encoding APC family permease, which yields MAGTDSIVESTGDDAAALAALGYTSEYRRDMSLWGNFALGFTYLSPVVGVYSLFTFALGTGGPPMIWSLVITGIGQLLVSMVFGEVVSQFPVSGGIYPWARRLWGRRWAWMAGWVYMLALLATIASVSYGAGPFVALMLGFTPSTTSTVICALAVILIATLLNLGGTKLLTRAAIFGFAAELAGAVVVGLWLLTTHRQHGLGALFHTFGAGGTGSYTSAFLASTLIGLYLYYGFEACGDVAEEVEDPSRQIPKSMRRTIYVGGAASMFVALGLVLAVPDFGAVISGADADPVTTVLQDAFGSVGTRIVFGVVLISFLSCALSLQAAGSRLMQSYARDKMIFGSTYLARFSQARHVPPYALAVAAVVPAVIILLSTVSASALTRIVSFAAVGIYIGFQMIVLAALRARLKGWQPSGRFSLGVWGLPVNVAALVYGVLAAINMAWPRTPDAAWYDNYLVILSAGLVIVVGLVYLFTAKPHDRSDAPAGDAIPAK from the coding sequence ATGGCCGGAACCGATTCGATTGTCGAGAGCACCGGTGACGACGCCGCCGCTCTCGCCGCCCTGGGATACACCTCCGAGTACCGGCGCGACATGAGTCTCTGGGGCAACTTCGCCCTGGGCTTCACCTACCTCTCGCCGGTGGTCGGCGTCTATTCGCTGTTCACCTTCGCCCTCGGCACCGGCGGTCCGCCGATGATCTGGAGCCTGGTCATCACCGGCATCGGCCAGCTGCTGGTCTCGATGGTGTTCGGTGAGGTCGTCTCGCAGTTCCCGGTCTCCGGCGGCATCTATCCGTGGGCGCGGCGGCTCTGGGGCCGCCGGTGGGCGTGGATGGCCGGCTGGGTCTACATGCTCGCGCTGCTGGCCACGATCGCCTCGGTGAGCTACGGCGCGGGACCGTTCGTCGCGCTGATGCTCGGCTTCACCCCGTCCACGACCAGCACGGTGATCTGCGCGCTCGCGGTCATCCTGATCGCCACGCTGCTCAACCTGGGCGGCACGAAACTCCTGACCCGGGCCGCGATCTTCGGCTTCGCGGCCGAGCTGGCCGGTGCGGTGGTGGTCGGCCTCTGGCTGCTCACCACGCACCGGCAGCACGGGCTGGGCGCGCTGTTCCACACCTTCGGCGCGGGCGGCACCGGCTCGTACACCTCGGCGTTCCTGGCCTCCACACTGATCGGGCTCTACCTCTATTACGGCTTCGAGGCCTGCGGTGACGTGGCCGAGGAGGTCGAGGATCCGAGCCGGCAGATTCCCAAGTCGATGCGGCGGACGATCTACGTGGGTGGCGCGGCGTCGATGTTCGTGGCGCTCGGCCTGGTCCTCGCGGTGCCCGACTTCGGCGCGGTGATCAGCGGGGCGGACGCCGATCCGGTCACCACCGTGCTGCAGGACGCGTTCGGCAGTGTGGGCACCCGGATCGTCTTCGGCGTCGTGCTGATCTCGTTCCTGTCCTGCGCGCTCAGCCTGCAGGCGGCCGGCAGCCGGCTGATGCAGTCGTACGCCCGGGACAAGATGATCTTCGGGTCGACGTATCTGGCCCGGTTCTCGCAGGCCCGGCACGTGCCGCCGTACGCGCTCGCGGTCGCCGCCGTGGTCCCCGCGGTGATCATCCTGCTCTCGACGGTGTCGGCGAGCGCGCTCACCCGGATCGTCTCGTTCGCGGCGGTCGGCATCTACATCGGCTTCCAGATGATCGTGCTGGCGGCCCTGCGGGCGCGGCTCAAGGGCTGGCAGCCGAGCGGCAGGTTCTCGCTCGGCGTCTGGGGCCTGCCGGTGAACGTCGCCGCGCTGGTCTACGGCGTGCTGGCCGCGATCAACATGGCCTGGCCGCGCACCCCCGACGCCGCCTGGTACGACAACTATCTGGTCATTCTCTCGGCCGGGCTGGTCATCGTGGTCGGCCTGGTCTACCTGTTCACCGCCAAGCCGCACGACCGGAGCGACGCCCCGGCCGGCGACGCCATTCCCGCGAAGTAG
- the gabT gene encoding 4-aminobutyrate--2-oxoglutarate transaminase, whose translation MISQERVLRTPIPGPRSRELHARREAEVPRGFGVTLPIFVDRAEGAVLVDVDGNQLVDLGSGIAVTSVGASDPRVVERVREQAGRFTHTCFMVTEYAGFVDVAAALNRLTPGDHPKRTALFSTGAEAVENAVKIARSHTGRPAVVVFDHAYHGRTSLTMAMTAKHLPYKESFGPLSPEVHRVPTADPFRGPFFTAEAAFARFADVVRTQIGAGRVAAVVAEPVLGEGGFVVPAEGFLPRVAEFCAEHGIVFVADEVQTGLARTGRMFASEHEGLVPDLVCTAKALAGGLPLAAVTGRAEIMDAVHPGGLGGTYAGNPVACAAALGALQTIEEQDLAGRAARIERRVLPRLRALAAGVPAIGDVRGRGAMLAVEFVVPGTTEPAPEVAAAVARHCHAHGVLVLVCGTYGNVIRLLPPLVIDVDLLDDALGVLDEGIRKVAA comes from the coding sequence ATGATCAGCCAGGAACGGGTTCTCCGCACCCCGATCCCCGGCCCCCGTTCGCGCGAGCTGCACGCCCGCCGCGAGGCCGAGGTCCCGCGCGGCTTCGGGGTCACCCTGCCGATCTTCGTGGACCGGGCCGAGGGCGCCGTGCTCGTCGACGTGGACGGCAATCAGCTCGTCGACCTCGGCTCCGGCATCGCCGTCACCAGCGTCGGCGCAAGCGACCCGCGGGTGGTCGAGCGGGTGCGCGAGCAGGCCGGCCGGTTCACCCACACCTGCTTCATGGTGACCGAGTACGCCGGCTTCGTGGACGTGGCCGCCGCGCTCAACCGGCTCACCCCGGGCGACCATCCGAAGCGGACCGCGCTCTTCTCCACCGGCGCCGAGGCGGTCGAGAACGCCGTCAAGATCGCCCGCAGTCACACCGGCCGGCCCGCCGTGGTCGTCTTCGACCACGCCTACCACGGGCGTACCTCGCTGACCATGGCGATGACGGCGAAGCACCTGCCGTACAAGGAATCGTTCGGTCCGTTGTCGCCGGAGGTCCACCGGGTGCCGACCGCCGACCCGTTCCGCGGCCCGTTCTTCACCGCGGAGGCGGCGTTCGCCCGCTTCGCCGACGTGGTGCGCACCCAGATCGGCGCCGGCCGGGTCGCGGCGGTGGTCGCCGAGCCGGTGTTGGGCGAGGGCGGCTTCGTCGTCCCGGCCGAGGGGTTCCTGCCGCGGGTGGCCGAGTTCTGCGCCGAGCATGGCATCGTCTTCGTGGCCGACGAGGTGCAGACCGGCCTGGCCCGGACCGGGAGGATGTTCGCCAGCGAGCACGAGGGCCTCGTGCCCGACCTGGTGTGCACGGCGAAAGCGCTGGCCGGCGGCCTGCCGCTGGCCGCGGTGACCGGCCGCGCCGAGATCATGGACGCGGTCCACCCGGGTGGGCTCGGCGGCACGTACGCCGGCAATCCGGTGGCCTGCGCGGCGGCCCTGGGCGCGCTGCAGACGATCGAGGAGCAGGACCTGGCGGGCCGGGCGGCGCGGATCGAGCGCCGGGTGCTGCCCCGGTTGCGCGCCCTCGCGGCCGGGGTGCCCGCGATCGGTGACGTCCGGGGCCGCGGCGCCATGCTGGCCGTCGAGTTCGTCGTGCCCGGCACCACCGAGCCGGCCCCGGAGGTGGCGGCCGCGGTCGCCCGGCACTGCCATGCGCACGGGGTGCTGGTGCTGGTCTGCGGCACCTACGGCAACGTGATCCGGCTGCTCCCGCCGCTGGTGATCGATGTCGACCTGCTCGACGATGCCCTCGGCGTACTCGACGAGGGCATCCGGAAGGTGGCGGCGTGA
- a CDS encoding PucR family transcriptional regulator gives MPVTATDLLEIPGLALRLLAGDPATPIRWAHSVELADPVPWLEGGELVLTTGLRLPRTVAGQRAYVDRLAEASVAGIGFGIGLGHQRVPGAVTAACAERGLVLLEVPLPTPFLAITQAVADRHAERAGAAVRRTLEHQHRMARYALNAGVTGIVRHLASALTASVVVSDAHHLVLAAAPGDGVALLARAMTELGAGARSTAPTGLSVTDGDAHLMVQSLGVGGARQGLLVVATTHALAHTDQMLLTHAVSLLSLELERPRELVSAHRVLREAVLGILLDGDLDSQAAHRPLRYFGFAPADRLVLLYAPAPAPAPQLAQCLDELPYLLAARDEGVAVLIRAADEEAAVTALTRLDVTVGISGTTAAAGLPAALRAATDAAATAKARRQRVGRYGDQRLTTLLATPAAAHLAEDLLAPLDQHPELRRSLEVFLHHNGVWETASRTLGVHRHTLHHRMNRVAGLTGLDLDSAPDRAALLLALLTHRQT, from the coding sequence ATGCCGGTAACCGCCACTGATCTCCTCGAAATACCCGGCCTCGCGCTGCGGCTGCTCGCCGGCGACCCGGCCACGCCGATCCGCTGGGCGCACTCGGTGGAGCTCGCCGACCCGGTGCCGTGGCTGGAGGGCGGGGAGCTCGTGCTCACCACCGGGCTGCGGCTGCCGCGGACGGTCGCCGGGCAGCGGGCGTACGTCGATCGGCTCGCCGAGGCCTCGGTCGCCGGCATCGGGTTCGGGATCGGTCTCGGACACCAGCGCGTGCCGGGCGCGGTGACCGCCGCCTGCGCCGAGCGGGGCCTGGTGCTGCTCGAGGTGCCGCTGCCCACCCCGTTCCTGGCGATCACCCAGGCGGTCGCGGACCGGCATGCCGAGCGCGCCGGCGCGGCCGTCCGCCGCACCCTCGAACACCAGCACCGGATGGCCCGGTACGCGCTGAACGCCGGCGTGACCGGCATCGTCCGGCACCTGGCGTCCGCCCTGACCGCCTCGGTCGTGGTCAGCGACGCCCACCACCTGGTCCTGGCGGCCGCGCCCGGCGACGGCGTCGCACTGCTCGCCCGGGCGATGACCGAACTCGGCGCCGGGGCGCGGTCCACCGCCCCGACGGGTCTGAGCGTCACCGACGGCGACGCCCACCTGATGGTGCAGTCGCTCGGGGTCGGCGGCGCCCGGCAGGGCCTGCTGGTCGTCGCGACCACGCACGCGCTCGCCCACACCGACCAGATGCTGCTGACCCACGCGGTGTCGCTGCTCTCGCTCGAACTGGAACGTCCGCGTGAGCTGGTGTCGGCGCACCGGGTGCTGCGCGAGGCGGTGCTCGGCATCCTCCTCGACGGTGACCTGGACAGTCAGGCGGCGCACCGGCCACTGCGCTACTTCGGCTTCGCCCCGGCCGACCGGCTGGTGCTGCTCTACGCGCCGGCACCCGCGCCCGCACCGCAACTGGCCCAGTGCCTCGACGAGCTGCCGTACCTGCTCGCCGCCCGCGACGAGGGCGTCGCCGTGCTGATCCGCGCCGCCGACGAGGAGGCCGCCGTGACCGCGCTGACCAGGTTGGACGTGACCGTCGGGATCAGCGGCACCACCGCGGCGGCCGGCCTGCCCGCGGCCCTGCGAGCGGCCACCGACGCGGCGGCCACGGCGAAGGCCCGGCGTCAGCGGGTGGGCCGCTACGGCGACCAGCGCCTCACCACGTTGCTGGCCACCCCGGCGGCCGCGCATCTGGCCGAGGACCTGCTCGCCCCCTTGGACCAGCATCCGGAGCTGCGGCGTTCGCTGGAGGTCTTCCTGCACCACAACGGCGTCTGGGAGACGGCGTCACGCACGCTCGGGGTTCACCGGCACACCCTGCACCACCGGATGAACCGGGTGGCCGGCCTGACCGGCCTCGACCTCGACTCGGCCCCGGACCGGGCCGCACTCCTGCTGGCCCTGCTCACCCACCGCCAGACCTGA
- a CDS encoding cytochrome P450 — protein sequence MTETVPAYPFAHPAALEPSPEWEQLRSECPVSRIRMVSGDEALLLTRYNDVRELLADPRFTHSLVEADAAKISAADDGGVFNREESTITASPNHMRWRRMMNKSFTVKRVNAMRPRIEEIAHQLIDDLIDGGQPGDLQSTLGFPLPVFVICELLGVDPGYRDKFSFWSDALLNLTKYDQAEVTRAAAEFEEFMVQHVADKRAKPGDDLLSELAAVVDSQDGRMSETELVITAQGLLVAGHETTANMIGKMVAMLLADRSGRWERIVADRGLINSTVEEVLRFDANPGFGLPRYISEDIEVAGCPIKAGTTVIVNMASANRDENAYEDAGEMRLDRAPNPHLTFGAGPHSCLGQALARTELQVALSVLLDRLPTLELAVPAAELHRRTGLIVGGLEEVPVRW from the coding sequence ATGACCGAAACGGTTCCCGCCTACCCGTTCGCTCACCCCGCGGCTCTCGAACCGTCCCCGGAATGGGAGCAATTACGCAGCGAGTGCCCGGTTTCCCGGATTCGGATGGTCAGCGGCGACGAGGCCCTGCTGCTCACCCGATACAACGACGTCCGCGAGCTGCTCGCCGACCCCCGCTTCACGCACAGCCTGGTCGAGGCGGACGCGGCGAAGATCTCCGCCGCCGACGACGGCGGCGTCTTCAACCGCGAAGAGTCCACGATCACCGCCAGCCCGAATCACATGCGCTGGCGCCGGATGATGAACAAATCCTTCACCGTGAAACGCGTCAACGCGATGCGGCCACGGATCGAGGAGATCGCGCACCAGCTGATCGACGATCTGATCGACGGCGGGCAGCCCGGCGATCTGCAGTCGACGCTCGGCTTTCCGCTGCCGGTCTTCGTGATCTGTGAACTGCTCGGCGTCGACCCCGGATATCGCGACAAGTTCTCGTTCTGGTCCGACGCGCTGCTCAATCTGACCAAATACGATCAGGCCGAGGTGACCCGGGCGGCGGCCGAGTTCGAGGAGTTCATGGTCCAGCACGTGGCGGACAAGCGGGCCAAGCCCGGCGACGACCTGCTCAGCGAACTGGCCGCGGTGGTCGACAGCCAGGACGGCCGGATGTCCGAGACCGAGCTGGTGATCACGGCGCAGGGGCTGCTGGTCGCCGGGCACGAGACGACCGCGAACATGATCGGCAAGATGGTCGCGATGCTGCTCGCCGACCGGTCCGGGCGCTGGGAGCGGATCGTCGCCGATCGCGGGCTGATCAACTCGACGGTCGAGGAGGTGCTGCGGTTCGACGCCAACCCCGGGTTCGGGCTGCCGCGCTACATCTCCGAGGACATCGAGGTGGCCGGGTGCCCGATCAAGGCCGGCACCACGGTGATCGTCAACATGGCGTCCGCGAACCGGGACGAGAACGCCTACGAGGACGCCGGGGAGATGCGGCTCGATCGGGCGCCGAACCCGCACCTGACCTTCGGGGCCGGGCCGCACTCGTGCCTCGGGCAGGCGCTCGCCCGTACCGAATTGCAGGTCGCTCTGTCGGTTTTGCTCGATCGCCTGCCCACGCTGGAGCTCGCGGTGCCCGCGGCGGAGTTGCATCGGCGCACCGGGCTGATCGTCGGTGGGCTCGAGGAGGTTCCGGTCCGGTGGTAG
- a CDS encoding ferredoxin has product MVARIEFDEPKCIAAGQCVMTAPEVFDQRDEDGVAIVLEPEPSAEHLDAVRDAVAICPAAALLLVER; this is encoded by the coding sequence GTGGTAGCGCGGATCGAATTCGACGAGCCCAAGTGCATCGCGGCTGGTCAGTGCGTGATGACCGCGCCGGAGGTGTTCGATCAGCGCGATGAGGACGGGGTTGCGATCGTCCTGGAGCCGGAGCCGTCGGCCGAGCATCTGGACGCGGTCCGGGATGCGGTGGCGATCTGTCCGGCCGCGGCGCTGCTGCTGGTCGAGAGGTGA
- a CDS encoding NADAR family protein, with protein MITEVRSVADLVALTASGQTVKYLFFWGHTPSRDGEVSASCLSQWSPEGFTVDGDRFATAEHYMMWRKAVLFGDTASAGRILAAGHPREAKTLGGRVTPFDQQTWNENRFAIVAEGNFQKFQQNPDLRTYLAATHDRVLVEASPMDRVWGIGLTREDPRASDPDQWRGLNLLGFALMEARARLAAGA; from the coding sequence ATGATCACTGAGGTGCGCAGCGTCGCCGACCTGGTTGCCCTGACCGCTTCTGGTCAGACGGTCAAATACCTCTTCTTCTGGGGACACACCCCGTCCCGGGACGGCGAGGTGAGCGCCTCGTGCCTGAGCCAGTGGTCGCCCGAGGGCTTCACCGTCGACGGCGACCGGTTCGCGACGGCCGAGCACTACATGATGTGGCGCAAGGCCGTCCTGTTCGGCGACACGGCCTCCGCCGGGCGCATTCTCGCAGCCGGGCACCCGCGCGAGGCGAAGACGCTGGGCGGCCGGGTGACGCCGTTCGACCAGCAGACCTGGAACGAGAACCGCTTCGCGATCGTCGCCGAGGGCAACTTCCAAAAATTCCAGCAAAACCCGGATTTGCGTACGTATTTGGCCGCCACCCATGACCGCGTCCTCGTCGAAGCCAGCCCGATGGACCGCGTCTGGGGTATCGGCCTGACCCGTGAAGACCCCCGGGCGTCCGATCCGGATCAGTGGCGCGGCCTCAACCTGCTCGGCTTCGCGCTGATGGAAGCCCGGGCCCGCCTGGCGGCCGGTGCATAG